Sequence from the Coturnix japonica isolate 7356 chromosome Z, Coturnix japonica 2.1, whole genome shotgun sequence genome:
tccagatggggcctcacaagagcagagtagagagggacgatcacctccctatcctgctgaccacccctctcctgatggagcccaggatcccatttgctttccgggctgccagagcgccactgctggctcatgttgagtctcctcgtccatcaggaccccaggtccttctctgccgagtgctctcaaggacaactcctcccagctgTACagtgcctggggttcttccggcccagtgcaaaaccttgcactttgccgtgttgaactCATTAGGTTCTCCTGGcccagcttttccagcctgtcaaggtccctctgaatggcatccgttccctccaccgtatcgactgcaccactcagcttggtgtcatcagcaaacttgctgagggtgcactccattccctcatcgatgtcattaataaagatgttaaagatcaccggtcccaagacagacccttgggggacaccactcattaccggcctccacctggacatagagccattgaccaccaccctctgtctgcggcctttcaaccaattgcttatccatcgaGTTGTCCACCCATTAAACCCtcttccctccaatttggagatgaggatgtggtgggggaccatgtcaaaggccttgctcaggtccaggtaaatgacatcggttGGCAGAACAGTGCTTTATTTAGGCCACTGCACACAGACAGGTGTAGCGGATAGAATACAGGTTAGGCAGGTAGGCGTCAGCGTGCAAGGAGCCAGGACACAGCGCTCACACACAGGAAGCCGCTCCTCTCACCTCTGTCCTGTTTTCCAAgtggaagcacagcagcagctgcctgcgTCTGATTCCTGGTGCTCACCACAGCTAACCACCGTGTGGTGCAGAAGTGTCAGAAAGGTTAAAACCTCATGCTTTAGCAAAAGTAGGATAGAACGTATCAAGTAAGGGCAATCTACAATCAAACACCATCTATCTTCCCCAGCTAGAAGAGATTCCGAATGGTGAAATCTTTCTCGGCCTGTAGAACAACTGCTTTTAAAGATGGATCTTTCGCCCAGTTGATTTGGCATCCCAATATGAGAttctgcaagacagaaaaatatagTTTAAAAACTACAAATGTCTTCAAAAAAGATCAAAATGTGGACTGTTGGCTTTTgttatctgctttttttcttcctcagtttggAAGTGCTGTGCCTCTCATCTTTGTATTACATACATACTTCTGGAAGATGCGTTGTATCTCTATAGTTTTAAGGGAACAGAGAAATGGACATTAATAGGCTGTTTCTAAACTCTGTACATAATTATTCCAAAGAAGTTTCTAGTAATTTAATGCTTCTGGTTTTTAAAAACACGATTATGTTAGGAGTTACATTCAGCATGCAGTATGTCATCTTTTTGCAACACAAACTACAAACCTGCTTCTGAAAGCCATGACATTACCTGGAGTATGTGTTGAAGTAACACAGTCATCTTCTTTTCGTGCTGTAAATTCTTATGGATAAGCTTCAACTTGTCAGTAACTGTCATTTTCACtacttcctttttattcttcGTTGTGGTAAAAGTTTGCATGGCCTTCACTGCAGACTGCTTCAGAGCTGCTCCATtatgagcaaagcaaagcattcaAAAGGTGATTAGCAGGCAGAAGACATCTAAGGCAGTTCTACTGCAATAGGCCAAACTCACTCCATCCCTCCCCTCCAACACACCTGCCATGAGGAATAAATGCTGTGGGTATCTGGTACCAACATACACTCACTGGCTCCCCAGCTGCTAACAGCATGGTCTGTGTTTCCATCAGACATGGATGTGATTTGAACAGCCATCCCACACCCTGTCTTCATTTGACACGATGTTACAGACAGAGACATTTTAgatctttttcccctttttcaaATTTGATGGAAGACAAACTCAAAAGTCACACAAGGGACACATGGACAATACCAGTAATATTACCATGTTTAATAGAAAACTAGGATAAAAGTTAGAATGAATAATACTTTTAAGGGAGAGGTCTTAAATAGAAAGCATGCTACTGCTTCTGACCCAGTATTCCTTCCCTTATTTCTTAAGATATTATCAATTTCAAATCtaattttttaaagtgatttcaAATCTAAATTTGGCCCACTATAAGCATCCTGAATAACAAGACCTATACTATTACACACGCTCTTACTAGGTAAACCCACTCCTAATTCACAAGCATTTCACAAAAGTACAGTTTGACGAAAACATATCCGTTAGGCCTCTCATAATTTTTATACCTGCATTGAGAATTTCATAGTTActtaatatttctaaaatagCAGTTTAAGatacaaactgtatttttaattacaacacaaaaccagtacatatatacataaaacaCTTACCGTATCTTTTCCTTCTAATGTCATTCAATTCCTCCCTAATCGCACGtgtttcctgaaagaaaaaaaaaaaaatcctggacTGTTATCTCCTATAAATATCGATGATGCCAACTCAGTCTGCAGAAGCAGTTAAGGGCAGCTTTAGAAGCAGACTTCCACATTCATATGAAGTATTTTGCTAATTTTAACACCCCTGGGAACCACATATTTAGTTCAAATGACTTGTGCATTCCTGTTACTTTAAACTGTGCCTATGTCCATACTGAAGTCGGCGGGCCTGTGCTTCTGCAACAGAAGGTACAACTGACACTTACCTGATGAGCTTGAAGTATTTTCCAGTTAAGATTGACGATGTCTCTCACCGTTTCCAGGGTCTTTCTAACAAAGGAAATAGTTACATTCTTTACAACCAGTATGATGTGTCAACAACAGAAATGCTGTAACCAAAGTTATTTATTAcgattttttattttcattattgtcCTTTACTGACAGCTCAGGCTGGCAACAATGAATTTGCTGAGAGAAGCCTGAGGGCTATCAAAAGGGACTTCAGGGGACTGGGGAGATTAGTGGATGGAGTGGGAGTACAGGTGGTATTTTTCTCTATCCCTTCAGTGGCAGCAAGGGACAGAGAGAGAACCAGGAAGTCATCTCATTAAAGTAAGACTAAGAGTCTGGTGCCATTGCAGGAACTGGAGCTTTTTTGATTATGGGTTGGTTTAATCAGTGTCTGGCCTGGTGTCTGCAGACAGGTCTCACCTGTCTCAAAGGGGGAACAGATCCTAGTCCAGAAGCTGGCAATTGTATTGAAAAGGTTTTAAACTAATTATCAAGGGGGTATTAAGGCTTTCTGGAGATGAGCCTTTGGGGGAACAATGCTGGGGTTGAGGCTGAGGCAAATGGCAGCAGGCAAACTATGACTTAGCTGCTATTATGGAAACGTAGTGGAATTGCTTCCACGACTGGAATGTTGCAACGGATGGCTATAAGCTCTTTAGAAGAGATGGACATAGAAGGAGAGGCATGGCTCTGCCTTAGAGGCCTCGAGGCTGGGAATGATAAGTTTCAGTCTCTAAAGGTAAGGATCAGCGCAGGACCAACAAGGCTGACATCCTGGTGGGggtgtgtttgtgtttataGGCTGCTTAACCAGGATGGAGAGGCAGATGAAACTTTCTatgagcagc
This genomic interval carries:
- the CENPH gene encoding centromere protein H isoform X2 — its product is MAARLKEPSRLGASAAAVAADPNAKDAVKQLCEKSQVKQLVMEFSTACPQDEECNRDVEADFAQRIQLMDALRKKMKQNDDSARKTLETVRDIVNLNWKILQAHQETRAIREELNDIRRKRYALKQSAVKAMQTFTTTKNKKEVVKMTVTDKLKLIHKNLQHEKKMTVLLQHILQNLILGCQINWAKDPSLKAVVLQAEKDFTIRNLF
- the CENPH gene encoding centromere protein H isoform X1 — protein: MAARLKEPSRLGASAAAVAADPNAKDAVKQLCEKSQVKQLVMEFSTACPQDEECNRDVEADFAQSADENLEEVDKVKTAFESKALVLQRIQLMDALRKKMKQNDDSARKTLETVRDIVNLNWKILQAHQETRAIREELNDIRRKRYALKQSAVKAMQTFTTTKNKKEVVKMTVTDKLKLIHKNLQHEKKMTVLLQHILQNLILGCQINWAKDPSLKAVVLQAEKDFTIRNLF